TGGATGATACGTACGTGACCGCAAGTGGTCGTCAAGTCATGTTGTGTATTTATGCCGCACCGAAAGATCTCGATAAACTCGAGCACGCCATGGCCTCCCTAAAACAAGCCATGAAATGGGATGAAGAGGTGTATGGTCGTGAATATGATCTCGACTTGTTCAATATTGTCGCCGTGGACGATTTCAATATGGGCGCCATGGAAAACAAATCGCTGAATATCTTCAACACGAAATATGTGTTGGCGCATCCCGATACGGCCACCGATGCCGACTATGAAGGCGTGGAAGGGGTAGTGGCGCATGAATACTTTCACAACTGGACCGGCAACCGGGTGACCTGCCGGGACTGGTTTCAATTATGTTTGAAAGAAGGGTTGACCGTCTTTCGAGATCAGGAATTTTCCGGTGATATGGGGTCACAAGCGGTCAATCGCATCGACAACGTCAGAAGCTTGCGCATGAGTCAATTCCCCGAGGATGCCGGGCCGATGGCGCACCCACCAAGACCGAATCAGTTTGTCACGATCAATAACTTTTACACCGCCACCGTCTACAGTAAGGGGGCTGAGCTCAACAGGATGTTGTATGCCTTATTGGGAAAGGAAAATTTTCGCAACGCGTCGGATACGTATTTTGAACGGTTCGACGGGCAAGCCGTCACCGTGGAAGACTGGGTGCGCTGCATGGAGGAGGCATCCGGTCGGGACCTCAGCCAGTTCATGCTGTGGTATACCCAAGCGGGAACGCCCACGGTCACAGCCCGGTGGTCCCATGATCAGGCGACCAAAAACTTCACACTCACGCTTGAGCAGGATGTCCCCACGATCACTAATCAGTCAAACGGGCAACCCAGACACATCCCCGTGACATTCGGATTGGTGGGTCCTGATGGGAAGGATGTGTTTCAGGGTGTCCTGGAGCTCACGCAAGCGACGCACACCTTTACCTTTGAGCATGTCCCGCCGCACTCGGTCCCTTCGCTATTCCGGCATTTTTCCGCCCCGGTCATTCTGGAGGCTCCGTATACCGACGACCAATTGCGACATCTGATGGTCCATGACCGGGACGGATTCAATCAGTGGGAGGCCGGAAACCGATTCCTGACCACGAACCTCATGGCGCAGGTGGATCGCTATGAACACGGACAAGTCATCCACGTGGGCGACGAGGTTCTGGATTCGTTTCGTCGCATTCTGCAACGCGCCGACATGGACCAGGAACTCAAGAGCCTCGCCTTAAGTCTGCCCGTCTACCAGGAAATCGCGCCGCAGCGAGAGGTCATTGATCCGCATGCCATCATCGCGGTTCGGAAGGCGTTCTTGGAAACGCTCGGGCGTCAACTGCACGATGAGTTTCTCGAGATGTACAACACCAATTATCATCCCGGCAATCCGTATGATCGTGCCGATGCCGGTCGCCGCAGTCTACAAAATATCGCGCTCGGGTATTTATCGCATTCAGGAGATGTGGAAGTGGCCGAGTTGGCCGTCAGGCAATATCGCCAGGCCAACAATATGACGGACCGCTATGCAGCCCTCAATATCATCATCAATATGGATGAGGCGCAACCCTATCGGGAGGAGGTGGCTCAACATTTTTACGATCAATTCAAACATGATGCGTTAGTCGTGGATAAATGGGTCGGAGCCTTTGCCAGATCCCAGGCGGATGATGTGTTACAGATCGTGAAATCCCTCACACAACATGATGCCTTCACACATCCCACCCCGAACAGAATGCGAGCGTTGTATGGGACCTTCTCGCAGGCCAACCCCAAAGGCTTTCATGCGGAAGACGGATCAGGGTATGCCTTTGTCGCCGACTTTCTCATGAAACTGGACGCCAAAAACCCCCAAGTCGCCTCAAGAATGATCGGGGCATTCGAAAAATTCAGGCAGCACCGAATGGAATTACAAACCCACATGGAGGCACAACTCCGTCGTCTGGCCGCCATGGAAAGTCTATCACCCGATCTCAGTGAAAAGTTGGAGCGGTACTTGGGGAAGGAAACATTCAACCGGCTCAGGGGTGAAAAAGGGAATGCGCAAACACCATCTCCCTCATAAACAGAAAAGCCGGCTTAATGACAGACAGGGCTCAAAGGTAATGGAGCCCTGTCATTAATGAATGCCTGCGAATCTTGTCATTTCCCATTCAAAGCCCCTTCTCCCCCTCCCTCATCCCCGGCATTCGATATCGGAGCTCCATCTTCGAATCTTTCTTATCATCTGCAGGTTGGCCAACCCGGCTGACATGCTAAGAAACAAGTGGCCCATTGATCCGACGCCTGCCGGCTGGCCCCCGGAGGGACGCTCCTGGCATTTAGCGGCCCTTGTCTGAGCCCTGCGAGTTGGGCCGCTCTTCTAAAGTTTAGCGTCCCTCCCCTCCAATAAGGCCAGACGGGGCGTCAATGGTTTTGGGTCCTTTTGCCGAAACAAAAGGGACTCGTCGTCCGGGGACCAAAACCCGTTCCCAATGTCCCTGAAGTTTTCATGTTTTGCCTTCCGACGCTTTCCGGGCAGCCTCAGTGGCAAACATCCGCACAAATTGGCGGGCCTTGTCTGAGCCAGGCGAGTTGGCCCGCCTTCCTACACTCGGTGTTTGCCTCTTGTAATATGGCTGAACGGGGCGTCAATGGTTTTGGCCACTTTTGCCGAAACAAAAGTGGCTCGTCGTCCGGGGACGAAACCCCGGCATCTAAAAACCTCTCACATCACCCCCCAATCCCCCCTCAGCACATTACAATCAAATTTCTGTACTTTTTCATAAAGGTTGGATAGCATTGGACGGGGAAGGAGGAATACATGGCCAATAAACAGGTAAACATCAAGGACCCGGATCTGGCCAAAGTGGGTGTGGCATTAGAACGCGCGGCCGCAAACGCAAGACAATTAGGATTTGACACCAACACGCCAGTCTATGTGTATCGAGATGGCAAAATTGTCGATATCGTCAAAGAACATCGCACGACCCAATCAAAGAAAAAGACGAAAGCGAAAAGTTCACCGAAAAAAACGACCGCACCGCACCGAAAAGCGCAATCAAAAAAGACCCGGTAGAACTACTGACTGAATAATCCATCCCTCCCACACCCAAAGGTCGGCCAACCTGACCAACGTGAAAAAAACTAGCGGCTCGTTAATCCGACGCCTGCCGGCTGGCCCCAGGGAGGGACGCTCTTATCCGGTGCGGCCCTTGTTTGATTCTGGCGAGTTGGGCCGCTCTTCAAAAGTTAGCGTCTCTCCCCTCCAAGAAAGCAAGACGGGGCGTCAATGGTTTTGGTCCCTTTTGCCGAAACAAAAGGGACTCGTCGTCCGGGGACGAAACCCCGGAGGACCTCAAAAAGGAAAAGACGCACCAAGCAAGGCCTCCGCCACCGGGACGCCCCCCCGTCCCTATCAAATTCTGTACTTTATGCAAAAGGTTGGGTACATTCCTCCTACAACGAATCCTTTGTGGCGCAAAAAGAAGGAGCCATCCCACCCAATAGCAAAACAACTGGAGGAACACGTGATGAACTACCAACAGCACCTGATTCGTGATCCCCAAATCTGTGGGGGAGAGTTGGTGATCAAAGGCACACGAGTGACCGTGCGCACCATTCTCGCAAGTTTGGCCGAAGGCGCCACCATCGACGAAATCCTCAAGGACTTTCCGACGGTAACAGAACCCGCCGTGCGTGCCGTCATAGCCTTTGCGGCCACATCAGCAGAAGAGGACCTCCCGTTACCCAGCGTACCGAGTATTTCGTGAAGATCAAACTCGATGAAAACCTCCCTGTCCGGCTGGCTCGTACCCTGCAGAAACTAGGACATGATACGGATACCGTTTCCGAAGAAGGCTTGACTGGACGGAGTGACCTTCACATATGGGAGGCCGCTCAAGAAGCAGAACGATTTCTGATCACACAAGATCTGGATTTTTCGGATACCCGTCGATTTTCCCCCGGCTCCCATTACGGGATTTTATTGGTTCGACTGCGTGACCCTGGACGAAACGCACTCCTGAAACGGGTGCAGGATATCTTTCAAACCGAGGCCGTGGAGAATTGGAAACACTGCTTGTGGTCGTCACCGATCGAAAGTTACGGGTGCGGTCTCCCAATATAAGTGGATAATCAGGGCAACCACAATCTGGGCCATCAAAAGGTTGAAACATGATGGAAGTGATTACCCGCCAAACAGTCGTCGATAAGCTTGCAGCCTACCTACGACATGAGCTAGCACTTCCCACTCTCGTCACATGGGCAGAAACAGCCCTCATGGAAGGCGAATTTGAACCCCAACATTTCGGAGAAATTCGAGACGCGGTGGCAAGGTTGGGAGTGGCGGATGTACGCGCCTTTGGCCTGACATGGGAAGACTGCGAACAATTATTTCAGCAATTAGGCTATTCAGCCCGTGTCCACATCCAAGCCACCTGACGGAACCCATTCACACCAAAATTCTCAACCCCATTGGCCGCACCAGCAATATCGAGAATCCCTCTTCCTTCCCACATTCTCCCCCCGGCATTGTCATCCTGATCCATTCGACTTCGCTCAGGACAAGGGCCTGCGAAGGATCTGAGCCCAGCCAATCCCGTACACCGAAACCCGACGGCGCGAAAAGGTCCACCTTCCCACCACCTTTAAGTCAGACAACCGGGCGAACGCACCAATCAACAAGCGGCCCATTGACCCGACGCCTGCCGGCTGGCCCTAGGGAGAGACGCTCTTCGCATTTAGCGGACCTTGTCTGAGCGGAGCGAGTTGGGCCGCTCTTCTCCGATTAGCGTCCCTCCCTTCCGATGAGGCCAGACGGGGCGTCAATGGTTTTGGGTCCTTTTGCCGAAACAAAAGGACCTCGCCGCACGGGGGCGAAACCCCGGCAACAACCCCGGAAGCTCTGAACTAGAAAGAAACACACCAGGCAAGTGCACAAAGAATCGTGACCCTATTAACTCGGGCCTTCTTCCACGGCAAGACGGGAGACAACAGCGCCAGACTTAGAACCACAACTCCACGATTTTCCTCCAGGCCAGAAATTGGCGACCCACTCTCTGCATCAAGGTGGGGTCCTTGTTTTCCAGCGCCGTATCCAGGCGGGCAATTTCTCGTTGGAGTGTGTGTACCCCTTGAGTGTAAGGTGTGGCCCTCGGATCTTTTTCCCACTGGACTAAACCATGTTTGACATTGACGACAGTGAGACGGGCGCTGGGGTACAGTCCGTTTTGAATAAAATTTTTGGCCAAGGCTAGGTTGTCATAAATAATGAGGCGCGGGTCAGTGTTGACGCTTTCTTCCACAATGGCCCCTTGAAAGATTTCTTCTAAGGCGTGTTGAGACTTCTCATAGCGTTTATTGGAAAGTTCCTGTTTCGCGTTCCTGAGGGCCGCCGCAAGGTTTCGGAGGTCAACGGAAAAATCGAGTTTCACGATGCCGGCATACGTCTGTTTGATATCAAATGACTGCAGGTGGCGATACACGGTGTCATACTCGCTGAGAAGAAAGAGGTCATCCAACACAGGCACGTAATAGTGTTTGTTCGCATTCCGTGAGGTAAAGGTCACCTTTCCATACTTAAATGTGGAGTCGATCTTCATCGAAGGCAGGTCACGTGTGAGCTGACCAGCCAGCGCTTCGGCCTGTTCGATATGGTGGAGGGCGTCGTCCGGCAGATTGATATCCAGTGCTAAATACGCAATATTAATATGGCCCATCATTTTATGGACTTCCATACCCGTAGCAGTCCTGTTCTGTGCCAGGGGTGACACTGCCGCCGATTCCACAGGATCTTGGGGGCCTGGTGTTGCTCCATAGGCGGGTTGCCCACAGATGAGGAAGCCCAGCGCAACCATAAGGCATAATTTCTTCATCATAACAACGTTCGTTGAGGATAAATTTTACGCAGTTCAGCAAGGCAGCCGGTAAAGCGCTGTGCCCCACCCGCTGGACCCGGCATCATCACAGTCTCCCTCTCTAAACACAGATCCACCTTAGCATGTGAACATTTCCAGGACGACATTCTACAGGTGACAAAACTCCCCGGCAGGGGCAAGAACATATACACCAAAAGCCGGTCCCAATGCGTTAGTATCAATCATCCCACGTCGGTGACCAACGAAAGCCTCATTTACAGTGTTGAAATAGAAAGGAAGTGAAACCATGGTAGATCGATTACAATTTTTATTAGGACGTCTCGGCGAGCGGCTATGGGTCAAACCACTCATTATGGTCGTGCTATCCGTAGCGGCCGCCTTTCTTGCCAGCGCGGCGGACCATACAGAACTTGGCAAAATTGTTCCGGAAATATCTGTAGATTCAATTGAGACGCTTTTAAAGGTTATTTCTGCCAGCATGTTGGTGATCGCCACCTTCTCTGTGGCTTCGATGGTCTCCGCCTTTGCCTCCGCCGGCAGTACAGCGACTCCACGGACCTTTCCTCTTGTAATAGCTGACGACGTTTCCCAAAACGCACTCTCGACTTTTATCGGCGCCTTTATCTTCGGCATTGTCGCACTCATTGCCCTCAAAAATGGCTTGTACGATAAAGCGGGGCTTTTCGTCTTATTTAGTCTGACGTTAGTCGTATTTGCCATCGTCATCGTGATATTTGTGAAATGGGTCGATAACATTGCCCGGCTTGGGCGCCTGGGGACCACCATCGATAAAGTTGAAAAAGCGGCGAAACACGCCTTGCAACGACGCCAGTGCGCTCCGAATTTAGGCGGAGTTCCTGTCGGCCAGACCCGGGAGAAGGGGCAGGCCATTTATTCAGAATCAATCGGGTATGTCCACCGTATTGATGTTCCCGCATTGCAGACATGTGCCGAAAAAGCCGATGCCCGTATCACCGTCTCGGCCTTACCGGGGACATTCGCTGCTCCGGGTAGGGCACTGGCCTATGTGACCCCGTCGCCCAGTCGTTTGTCAGAAGATGACACCAAGAAAATAGCCAAGGCATTTTTGATTGGCCAGGACAGGACATTCGACGAGGATCCACGATTTGGTCTGATCGTGTTATCTGAAATTGCCAGTCGGGCATTGTCCCCTGCCGTCAATGATCCCGGGACTGCCATCGACATTATTGGCACGCTGGTGCGGCTGTTTGCGCTTTGGGGAAAACCTTGTGAAGAGGGAGATATTTCCCCCCCAAAATATGACCGCGTGGAAGTGCCCGAAATATCCCTCAACGATATGTTTGATGACGCTTTTTCGGCAATTGCCCGTGACGGAGCCGGCACGGTTGAAGTTTCCATGCGCCTCCTGAAAGCCCTGGAGTCGTTGACCTTTGCTGGTGATGTCACAATGCGAGCCGTCGCAAAACATCATGCCAATTTGGCACTGGGAAGAGCTGAGGCTGCCCTGACGTTTCCACAAGATGTGCAAAATGTACGGATATTGGCCAGCTTCGCTCAAGTCGGTTAAATCCTCAAACCTCCCTCAAAGCGAAGCTTGAAGGTCTTGGCATCCGGAGGGCACCCATAGATCTCGCTCGGCCTGTAGCATGGCATCTCTTCACCACCTACAGGCCGGACGACCGGGCTGACGTACAAATCAACCGGCGGACCGTGTCTGAGCCCTTCAGCGTTGGCTCAGGATAAACTCCGCGAGTTTGACTCCCACCCACATGGGAATCCTATAAAGATTTCTCTCCTTCTTTGTCCGACGCCTGCCGGCTGGCCCCAGGGAGGGACGCTCTTAGCATTGAGCGGCCCGTGTTTGTGCCCGGCGAGTTGGTCCGCTCCTCTCAGGTTAGCGTCCCTCCCCCTTCAATGAGGCCAGACGGAGCGTCTTATGGCAAGGTGCGTATCGCGGAGCGCGACCTTTGTTTGGAGACTTTTTCCGAAACAAAAGTGGCTCGTCGTTCGGGGGCGAAACCCCGGCTGTATAAAATTCTGTACTTTAGTCAATGGGTTGGGTACATTTGTCATACAACGTATCCCTTACAGAGCAAATGAGGAGCACGCCATGTCAACGGCTGAACAAATCATGCGAGAAATTCAAAAGCTTCCCGAACCTTTGGCGAAGGAAGTCTTAGATTTCATCGGGTACATTGAATTGAAACATGGTCTCAAAGACAGACTAGCTGAGGAACTCAAGCTCGCTCAGACTCCGGCCATGAAAAATGTCTGGGACAATTCTGAGGATGAGGTTTGGAATGACATGTAGCGCCTATGACCTTGTTCTGATTCCCTTTCCTTATGCTGATTTAAGTTCATCCAAAAAGCGTCCGGTCCTCGTCCTGACAGCACCCGATCACCATGGCGATTTTTATTGCCTTGGCCGTTACAACTGTCCCTCAAGAAGAACCTGCCATCCCATTAATTGCAATGGATATCGAAGATGGTAATCTGCCCAAACCCAGTTGGATACGAGTGGATAAGGTATTTACCCTCTCAGACCAAAACATCGTCAAGCATATCGGAAAGATCAAAACGGCATGCATGGAAAAGGTCCTAAAAAGTCTATGCAGTATTGTCGGTTATGCTAAATGACGCCCTACCCGCAAACGTCTTCTCACTCCATCCTCGCCCTGAGCCTTCCTTCCTTTTATGCAAACCCTCCTTTTTTCTTCAACCGACGCCTGCCGACTGGCCCCAGGGAGGGACGCTCTTAGCATTGAGCGGCCCGTGTTTGTGCCCGGCGACTTAGCCCGAAATCTCCCGATGGTGTACCCTGGCCGGGTGGCATGGCCGAGCAGTGCAACCGGCCCCGGAGAAAAGGCGGGCACTGCTTGAGCCCTTCGACGTTGACTCAGGATAAACTCCGCGAGTTGGACCACCGTCCGTGGGTTTGCCTCAATACGCTTTCATCTTGTGCCGACGCCTGCCGGCTGGCCCCAGGGGGGGACGCTCTTAGCATTTAGCGGACCTTGTTTGAGCGGAGCGAGTTGGGCCGCTCTTCAAAGGTTAGCGTCCCTCCCCTCCAATAAAACCAGACGGGGCGTCAATGGTTTTGGCCACTTTCGCCGAAACAACAGTGGCTCGTCGCTCGGGGTCGAAACCCCGGCATCCTATGCCAGCCCCCTCAACATTCTGTCCTTGGATTTCTTCCTATATTTCCCACAAAATCCTCATAGATACTCGAGAAACCTTCAAGTACAATAAACGCATGAAGCCCAGACCGTCCGCCTATTGTCCCAAAGGCTAGAGGGAGGAAACGATGAAAGACATTCTAGAGATCAAACAGATGTCTCGCGAGGAAAAGCTCCGAATCATGGAAGCCCTTTGGGAAGACCTGTCAAGCGAAGACCAATCGCTTCAATCTCCTGCATGGCATAAATCGTTATTACAAGAAACAGAACAGAGGGTTCAAGCGGGACAGGAGAAAATTCATGACTGGAAGGAAGCAAAAAAGGAACTTCGGAAACGATTTGAATGAAGATCAGGATATTGGGCTCTGCCCTGGAGGACCTTCATTCAGGGCGGCAATTTTATGAAAACCAAGCAGAAGGAGTCGGCGAGTATTTCTTTGATGCCGTATTTGCAGACATCGACTCCTTGGCATTGTATGCTGGAATTCACCAGAAGTTTTTTGGATATCACCGCTTGTTGGCCAGAAGATTCCCATACGCCATTTATTACAAAATGGCTGATCCTAACACCGTAATCGTGCAAAGGGTTTTGGACCTGCGTCAACATCCCCAAAAGATTAAAACCGCCTTGACCTAACACCCTGGATTGGCTCGCCTTCCCACCTTCGTCCTCAGGCATCCACCTTCGGAACCTATCTTTGCATGAGTCCCCCAGGCCTGGTGGCAGGGTCGAGCCGTGCAACCGGCTCCAACCTTCTCTCCCCCGTCATTACTCCGGCCCCCGCTCTCTCATATGAAGTCCCTGAAGTTCATGTTTTGCCTTCCGACGCCTGCCGGCTGGCCCCAGGGAGGGATGCTCTTATCCGTTGCGGACCTTGTTTGAGCCCTGCGAGTTGGGCCGCTCTTCACAAAGTTAGCATCCCTCCCCTCCCAGAAAGCCAGACGGGGCGTCAATGGTTTTGGGTCCTTTTGCCGAAACAAAAGGACCTCGCCGTACGGGGGCGAGACCCCGTCCCTCCCTCTTGAAATCTCAATGCCCCCTCGCGACCAAAACCTGGAACAATCCCAAAAAAGATATTTAGCTGGGAATTTTCCCATTTTCAGTCCTAAGAATTGAGGCCATACCCTCGAAACTTCGCGGCAGAAGTTCAAAAGTTTCACGCCCACAATATTTTTTAAATTTCACCTTCGATTCTCCGGAGAATCTTGTGAGAAAAATTATTCTCTAACTAAATTGAATCAGATCTCCCCCATTTTTGTAAAACAAACCTAACGCCCTCAATCCGAAAGTTTTTTCTGTACTTAAATGGATGGCTGAGGTACATTTCTGGATACCTGAATTCATCGTGCCCAACACATTGGCCATTACCTGAATAACCCCCAAACAGGTTTATGCCCACGCCTGAAGACCAGACTAACAAACCAATTATTGTTCTCCCTATCCTCGTGAGATACTTTCTCACAAAAAATTGGTATTCTTCGGCGGGGAGTTTAGAACTGTGCATTTTCTCTAAATCCAACGCACTATTCTGCAACGATCTAGGCGATGAATCCGCCTCCCATGTTCATTAGCAACTTTGCTCAGCTTAAGGAACACGATGAACAGCTCCTACGGCTTGGACTGCTCGCCGAGCGTTATTTTCCTGAAGATCCCAACACATCGATACTCAAACTTCGCCAACTGACAGAGCTCCTCGCGCAGCATGTCGCAACGAAAATCGGCGAATATGTATCCACCGAAGAGGGACAATACAAACTTATCGGTCGGTTACAAGACCAGGGAATCCTTCCTCGGGAAATTTACCAACTCTTCAGCGAAGTGAGACGGGCGGGCAACGCTGCCAGCCATTCCATGGTAGGGGATCACCGAACTGCCCTTACTGCACTCAAGATTAGCTGGCAACTCGGCATCTGGTTCCATCGCACATTCAAGGACCCCGCATTTAAGCCGGGTCCATTCATTCCACCACGGCCACCCAAGGATGAAACCGAAGATCTGAGAGCTGAGCTTGAACGCCTCAGCCAAGGACTCGCCGAATATCAGACAGCGCATAAAGAGACAACGCAACGGCTGGAATCAACGGAAGGGATGCTCAAAGAGGCGGCCGACGAACGGTCATTCTGGGAGCAAATGGCGACTGAAACCGAATCAGCCAAAGCTGATTTGGAGCAGCAGCTTGCAGCTCAGCAGGCACAGTCTGCGACACAAACCAAGGTCACAGTTGCCGCTCTTGTCGCAGCATCCAACCAAGCAGCAGCGGTCATTCACTTAGACGAGCCTGAAACCCGTAAGCTGATCGACCAGCAGCTCCAACAGGCTGGCTGGGAAGCAGATTCAGCGACCCTGCGCTACGGAGTAGGCATCAGGCCCGCGAAGGGCAAGAACCTTGCGATTGCCGAGTGGCCGACAAACAGCGGGCCTGCTGACTACGTTCTGTTTGCCGGACTGATACCAATGGCAACTGTGGAAGCAAAGCGAAAGAATATCGATGTCTCCGGATCATTGCAGCAGGCGAAACGCTACAGTCGCAGTTTCGTGGTAGCCGAAGAGCTCCAATCACCTGGTGGCCCGTGGGG
Above is a window of Candidatus Nitrospira neomarina DNA encoding:
- a CDS encoding addiction module protein is translated as MKDILEIKQMSREEKLRIMEALWEDLSSEDQSLQSPAWHKSLLQETEQRVQAGQEKIHDWKEAKKELRKRFE
- a CDS encoding DUF5615 family PIN-like protein is translated as MKIKLDENLPVRLARTLQKLGHDTDTVSEEGLTGRSDLHIWEAAQEAERFLITQDLDFSDTRRFSPGSHYGILLVRLRDPGRNALLKRVQDIFQTEAVENWKHCLWSSPIESYGCGLPI
- a CDS encoding type II toxin-antitoxin system PemK/MazF family toxin is translated as MAIFIALAVTTVPQEEPAIPLIAMDIEDGNLPKPSWIRVDKVFTLSDQNIVKHIGKIKTACMEKVLKSLCSIVGYAK
- a CDS encoding DUF433 domain-containing protein — its product is MNYQQHLIRDPQICGGELVIKGTRVTVRTILASLAEGATIDEILKDFPTVTEPAVRAVIAFAATSAEEDLPLPSVPSIS
- the pepN gene encoding aminopeptidase N, with protein sequence MSEVNTVTYLKDYQQPDYWVTHVDLTVDLREGETLVRAALQVKKNGNHDNPLVLDGEELELLEVKQNNLPVAKGTNPAESYVVDRTSLSLQPAQDAFTIETLVRIHPEQNTALEGLYKSGGNWCTQCEAEGFRRITFFPDRPDNMATYSTRIIADQIAAPVLLSNGNLIDQGQLDNGRHYTVWEDPFPKPSYLFALVAGDLACLDDTYVTASGRQVMLCIYAAPKDLDKLEHAMASLKQAMKWDEEVYGREYDLDLFNIVAVDDFNMGAMENKSLNIFNTKYVLAHPDTATDADYEGVEGVVAHEYFHNWTGNRVTCRDWFQLCLKEGLTVFRDQEFSGDMGSQAVNRIDNVRSLRMSQFPEDAGPMAHPPRPNQFVTINNFYTATVYSKGAELNRMLYALLGKENFRNASDTYFERFDGQAVTVEDWVRCMEEASGRDLSQFMLWYTQAGTPTVTARWSHDQATKNFTLTLEQDVPTITNQSNGQPRHIPVTFGLVGPDGKDVFQGVLELTQATHTFTFEHVPPHSVPSLFRHFSAPVILEAPYTDDQLRHLMVHDRDGFNQWEAGNRFLTTNLMAQVDRYEHGQVIHVGDEVLDSFRRILQRADMDQELKSLALSLPVYQEIAPQREVIDPHAIIAVRKAFLETLGRQLHDEFLEMYNTNYHPGNPYDRADAGRRSLQNIALGYLSHSGDVEVAELAVRQYRQANNMTDRYAALNIIINMDEAQPYREEVAQHFYDQFKHDALVVDKWVGAFARSQADDVLQIVKSLTQHDAFTHPTPNRMRALYGTFSQANPKGFHAEDGSGYAFVADFLMKLDAKNPQVASRMIGAFEKFRQHRMELQTHMEAQLRRLAAMESLSPDLSEKLERYLGKETFNRLRGEKGNAQTPSPS
- a CDS encoding DUF2254 domain-containing protein translates to MVDRLQFLLGRLGERLWVKPLIMVVLSVAAAFLASAADHTELGKIVPEISVDSIETLLKVISASMLVIATFSVASMVSAFASAGSTATPRTFPLVIADDVSQNALSTFIGAFIFGIVALIALKNGLYDKAGLFVLFSLTLVVFAIVIVIFVKWVDNIARLGRLGTTIDKVEKAAKHALQRRQCAPNLGGVPVGQTREKGQAIYSESIGYVHRIDVPALQTCAEKADARITVSALPGTFAAPGRALAYVTPSPSRLSEDDTKKIAKAFLIGQDRTFDEDPRFGLIVLSEIASRALSPAVNDPGTAIDIIGTLVRLFALWGKPCEEGDISPPKYDRVEVPEISLNDMFDDAFSAIARDGAGTVEVSMRLLKALESLTFAGDVTMRAVAKHHANLALGRAEAALTFPQDVQNVRILASFAQVG
- a CDS encoding type II toxin-antitoxin system RelE/ParE family toxin gives rise to the protein MKIRILGSALEDLHSGRQFYENQAEGVGEYFFDAVFADIDSLALYAGIHQKFFGYHRLLARRFPYAIYYKMADPNTVIVQRVLDLRQHPQKIKTALT